In Carassius gibelio isolate Cgi1373 ecotype wild population from Czech Republic chromosome B2, carGib1.2-hapl.c, whole genome shotgun sequence, a single genomic region encodes these proteins:
- the LOC127951296 gene encoding receptor expression-enhancing protein 6: MFNSVTERHEAFYKQKNVVTDFLAVLEEKTGVQKRYIATGAVSIVSLYLLFGYAASLLCNLIGFAYPAYASIKAIETNNKEDDTKWLIYWVVYGLFSVAEFFSDIFLFWFPFYYAGKCLFLLWCMVPVSWNGAQIIYTRMVRPFFLKHEAAFDNVVSDLSGKAKSVAKEGFTLLNSDKGK, encoded by the exons ATGTTCAATAGTGTTACAGAACGCCACGAAGCGTTTTATAAGCAGAAGAATGTGGTAACGGATTTTCTAGCGGTTTTAGAGGAAAAAACTGGAGTTCAGAAACGGTACATTGCAACAG GTGCAGTATCTATTGTGTCACTCTATCTGTTATTTGGATATGCTGCATCCCTTCTCTGCAACTTGATTGGTTTTGCATACCCAGCGTATGCCTC CATCAAAGCCATTGAGACCAACAATAAAGAAGATGACACCAAATGGCTAATCTACTGGGTGGTTTATGGACTCTTCAGTGTAGCTGAATTTTTCTCTGATATCTTCCTCTTTTGGTTTCCCTTTTACTATGCTGGGAAG TGCCTGTTTCTGCTGTGGTGCATGGTTCCGGTCTCCTGGAATGGTGCTCAGATCATATACACACGTATGGTGAGACCTTTCTTCCTCAAACATGAAGCAGCATTCGACAATGTTGTCAGCGACTTGAGTGGAAAGGCCAAGAGTGTGGCAAAGGAAG GCTTCACTTTGTTGAACAGTGATAAAGGGAAATGA